From the Cydia amplana chromosome 8, ilCydAmpl1.1, whole genome shotgun sequence genome, the window TTATagaataaaaagaaataaaattaacatttcaatgaataacaaaactaaaacttgaatatGTGGTTAAGATGTTTGCAGAAGGTATTGAAAGAGTTAATAAAGAGATAAAATGGAGGTAAAAACGAACATTTAAGTTGCTTGGGACAAAACAAACACAACAATGATTTCATAAAACTCCACAGGGGCAAAAGGAGAAAAGGGGTTAAGGTGAACACCGAACCGAATCCGAACTGGATTGATTTGGAATATTTCGATCCTGTTGTAATTTTAATGCAGTATTTATTTAGGGTAAAGttataactgtaaatataattaaCTGAACTAAGTTTAACAGACGGCAGAACTGTTCCACCCTTTCAAAATGACCTACACACTGGTACATTGCACACCTTACAGACATCATACCTTTATAATTTTCCTAGGCTCATGATATCTTATATTAAACGAAGATCCATCAGGTAGCACCACCGTCGTTGGATACATTCTCGTATATATTTCTCTGTGTACTTTGGTAATCTCAGGTATATTATTACTCAAACTTCTATGCATTGTAAAATTGGACAATTGCGTCCGGACGTTAAGTAAAAAACGCCAATgcattttttatagttattaccGAGAAACTGGGTACTATGAGTTCGTTTTGTATCCACAATACAAGAATTGCCTAAAGAATTAGAATTAAAGTTATAGGTTACGTATACTTATGtcaatatgaaatatgtcagtgtcaaaaataaattaattgaggTACGCTCTGAAATTATAAAACTTTGAGCAGAGttaaaaaatactattacatttcAAAGGttgaatttattaaaattaaaatatgagcAAGAAGCGTTCAAGGTCATTCAAGGTCACAGTGCGCCGcacccaaagagtagtataatatatatctctttctcgctctcacttatgttttgtttgtttgatcttgtcagtagaaaaaggcagcaaattagaaaaatataggcgcgaagcATAGATggtgcgcgaagggatatcgggaaaatttgaatttcgtgcctttttctactgacaagatctgcttgaccagctatatctattTGTATCACTTGTGGCTGGTCATTAAGCAATTCACTATTTTatgccccctccagactatgtgcgtgaaacAAACAaccaaatgccgcaatgtattgcaaatcagAAGGGATTGGCGATTATCGTGACGCTTGGAGAGACCATTACTTAAGTGATGACAGGGATGCAACTATACGTTAGACACGACATAAATATCTTGTTgattatttgtttttagggttccgtacccaaagggtaaaaacggaaccctattactaagactccgctgtccgtccatccgtccgtccgtctgtccgtctgtcaccaggctgtatctcacgaaccgtgatagctagacagttgaaattttcacagatgatgtatttctgttgccgctataacaacaaatactaaaaacaaaataaaataaagatttaagtggggctcccatacaacaaacgtgatttttgaccgaagttaagcaacgtcgggcggggtcagtacttggatgggtgaccgttttttgcttgttttgctctattttttgttgatggtacggaaccctccgtgcgcgagtccgactcgcacttggccggtttttttttaatatccccCACTTCACCTTACCTCACACGAAAGTCGAAAAGAATAGGGCGTCGGCGCCCCAAAAGAGAGCCCTCTTGgagcattttatggaaactcatttGAAAGCGCCATCTCTGATTCTCCGCCGCAACTAAGTAT encodes:
- the LOC134650154 gene encoding large ribosomal subunit protein mL55, which codes for MHWRFLLNVRTQLSNFTMHRSLSNNIPEITKVHREIYTRMYPTTVVLPDGSSFNIRYHEPRKIIKLPLDLSQLSEEERKQRIDKRKPRKKVKITEDVEDNFNAKKYLKYMKKK